The Elusimicrobiota bacterium DNA segment AGGGAGCGCGGTTATAGTAAGTTGACGCTTAGATTTAAGCTATATATGAAGAATATGAACGCGTGGAACCGCTTTTGCCCGGTCCTCCTGGCCGCCGCCCTGGCCTTCCCCGCGTCCGCCATGAACCCGGCCTCGCCGCTGCCGCCCGCGCCCAACCAGCCCATGGCGCCGGTGATCCTCGACCCCGGCCACGGCGGCGACGACGAGGGCGCGATCGTCCGCGGCGTGAGGGAGAAGGACCTGGCCCTCGTCTTCGCCCGCAAGCTCAAGGCCCGCCTCGCCCGCAACGCTGACCTTCCCGTCGTCCTGACGCGCGACAGCGACCGCTACGTCACGCTCGACGACCGCCTCGTCGACAGCGTGGACCAGAGCGGCTCGATCTTCGTCTCCCTGCATCTCAATCAAGTGAAGGGCAAGAAGGCCTCCGGCGCCATCGTCTACAGCTACGGCCCGGAGAAGCTGCGCAAGTGGCGCAAGCGCCGCCACCCGAGCGTGCCGCCGATGCCCGCGCCCCCGCGCGGCCAGGCCAGCGACAGCGCGCGCCTCGCCCGGACCTTCTCCCGCGCCCTGCGCGCCGACGGCTTCAAGGCCGAGGCCTCCCGCTCCGACTACTACGTCCTCAAGAACCCCGCCGCGCCGAGCGTGCTCATCGAGCTCGGCTACCTCAACAACCCCGACGAGGCGGCCAAGCTCGTCGACGGCGCCTACCAGGACAGGATGGTCGACAGCCTGGCCAAGGCGATCGAGGAATATGCGACCGCGCGTTCCCTCCGGGTCGATATTCCCGTCGCGACTAAAGTCGCCGTCAAGCGCTGAATGAAGGCGCTCGTCGTCGTGACCGGCGGGACCTTCGACAAGGAATACGACGAGCTGCGCGGCACCCTCTCCTTCGGCGCGACCCACCTTCCCGAGATGCTCAAGCTCGGCCGCTGTCTCCTCAACACCCGCATCCTCCGCCTGATGATGAAGGACAGCCTGTTCATGACCGCCGCCGACCGCCGGCGCATCCTCGCGGCGTGCCGCAAGGCGCCGGAGAGCCGCATCGTGATCACGCACGGCACCGACACCATGGCCGAGACCGCCGCCGTCCTCGGCCGCGGCCTCCAGGGCAAGACCGTCGTCCTCACGGGCGCCATGCGCCCCTACCGCTTCGGCTCCTCGGACGGCCTGTTCAACCTCGGCTCCGCTTTGTCCTTCGCCCAGGCCCTCCCGCCCGGCGTGTACGTCGCCATGAACGGCCTCGTCTTCGCCTGGGACGACGTGCGCAAGGACCGCCGCCGCGGCGTCTTCACCCGCCAAAAGGCCCATCCGCGCTGACCCGTTCCGGGTTATAATAAACGCATGAAGACGCTGGTGCTCCTGAGCCTCGTCCTGGCCGTTCCCGCCCTCGCCGCCCCCGCTCCCGTGCGCCTCTCCGGCGGCAAGAAAGCCGAGGACAAGCTGCGCCGCTTCGTCGAGCAGGACGCCGCCCTCAAGGCCCGCCTCGACGAGGCCGCCCGCCGCGAGGAGTACTACCTCGCCGAGGCCCGCGAGTCCGACCTGCGCGACGCCGTGTCCGACGTCCGCTCCGGCGAGCAGCTCCTCACCGGCCTCGAGCGATCCGTCGGCGACAAGCGCAAAGACCTCCTCTCCGCCCTGCCCGGCATGAAGGCCGCCGCGGTCCCGGCCTGCCGCGACATCGTCGCCTGCCCCACCCCCGATCTCGCCCTCGACGTCGCCGACGCCGCCCAGCTCTCCGATTCCGTGCGCCGCCTCGTCCGCCCGTGGATGGTCCTTCAGGAGGCCCGCGGCTCCGAGGTCGAGCTCACCCCCGTCGACGGCCCCGGCGACGCGACGGTCAGCGTCAAGCTCAAGGACCTCGACGCTCAGCCCCTCATCATCAACGTCTCCCCGCGCCTGCTCGGCGGCTTCAAGGTCTGGCTCGAGCGCCCGCTCTTCCTCGCCGCCCTGTACGGCCGCGAGCGCGAAGCCGTCCTCCGCGCCTCCCGCTAGATCAGCCTCAGCTGATCGCCCAGCGGCCTGCGGAAATTCCCCCGCTCCATAGGCGGCTGGCTCTTTCGGTTCAGCCCCAGACGCCTGCACGTCAGCGCGAAGAGCTTGGACAGGTGCTCCGCGAAGATCCCCTCGCCGCGCATGCGCGTGCCGAACCGCGGGTCGTTGAGCTCCCCGCCGCGCAGGCTCCTGATCTGGTTGAGCACCTTGGCCCGCCGGTCGGGGTAGTTCTGCGCGAGCCAGTCGTCGAACAAAGTCCCGAGATGATGGGGAAGCCTCAGCGGCACGTAGCCCGCCATCGAGGCGCCCGCGTCGGCCGCCGCCTCGAGCAAAGCCGGCAGCTCGTGGTCGTTGAGCCCTAAGATCATCGGCGCGGCCATCACGCCGACCTGCACCCCCGCCTTCGTCAGCTCGCGCATCGCCGCCAGCCGCGCCGGCGGCGCCGAGGCCCGCGGCTCCATGCGCCGGGCCAGCTCGCCGTCGAGCGTCGTCAGCGAGATCAGCACGCGCACGCCGGCGTGCCGCGTCAACTCCTGGAAGACGTCGATGTCCCGCGTCACCAAGGCGTTCTTCGTGACGAGGCCGCACGGCTGTCGCGCGTCCGCCATCACCTCCAGGCAGCCGCGCGTGATCTTGAGCTTGCGCTCGATGGGCTGATAGACGTCGGTGACCCCGCCGAGCGCGATCGTCTCCGGCTCCCAGGTCTTCTTCGCCAGCTCGGCGGCGAGAAGCCGGGGCGCGTCCTCTTTGACGAAGATCATCGTCTCGAAGTCGAGCCCCGACGACAAGCCGAGGTACTCGTGATAGGGCCGGGCGTAGCAATTGTGGCTGACAACGCCGTTCGCGATGAAGTCCTCGGTTCCGGTGCTGATATCCCACAAAGTCAAATCCCGCCCCAACGGCTCGATTGCCGCGACCTCAAGCCTCGCCGACGACTTGACGGCTTGACCTGCGATATCGCGCTTTCTCGCGATGGCCGGCTCCGTGAGCCGAAAGAACCGCAGATGCTCCGGAAGTCCGCCCCGGACACGAAGATAATGCACCGTCTTGCCCTTCAACTTCGCGGGGGACTCCCGGACAAAATCAAAGCGCATCTCCTTCAAACAACCGGCAGCCCGCTTTAGAATCTCTTCATCGCTGTTGGATATCCGGATGGTTCCGTGAAGATAGCTTCCCTCCGCGTCGAACAAGCCGGCCAAGTACCCGCGAGACCACTCCGGGTGTTTCGACGAGGGCCACGAAATCAGCTCCCGGATTCGAAGGAATGCCGCGCGCGAACTCACCCGGATGGCCCGCATCTCTTTACGGTTCTCTCGTGCAGCCTGAAAAAGAAATTCAGATGTCTCGACCCCGAACGAGCGCAGGTACGCCCCGGCCCGCGTCAGGGCGTCGGGATCGATCATGGCGAGACGGAATCGATACTGATGCCCATTGGTCCTCCCCGCGCGCTCATATGGATAGAAGCCAAGGTGGCCGTCTCCGCGGATGATCCCGCACAAGTAGCCTTTCCTGTACGCCGCGCTTTCCTCGTCCGGAGCCTCCGCCTCGACCATCCCGAAACCCATCAGCTTGTTGTTGACGGTAAGATGCGGCCGCTGGGTCGAGCCGTGCTGGACCACATGCTTCCAGCCCCGCTCAGTCAGAAAGCGATGATCCGCGCCGGCGATGAGCTCGGTCCCGTCCCCGAGGATCACTCGAAAAGCGGGCTTGGTCGTGCTCCAATGAGCCAGGACCTTCGTCTTCGCGTATCGCCTGTAGTGTCCGCGCTTGACCGTGCCGATCACGTCGTCGCCCACGCGCAGGGAAGCCAGCTCGCGAATCGAGCCGTTCGCCATGAGAATGCCGGTGTCGCCGGCTAGGCAGTACACGCAACCGTGCTCGCAGCCTCGATACGGGTTCAGGCTCCAGGTGAAGGGGATGTCGGGGCTGTCGTTCTTGACCAGGATGGATCTGGACGCGTCGCGGAAGAAGCGCGTCTTCGGCGCGGGCCTTTCCGCAGGGTCGGCGGATTCCTCCCACTCGTAGGCGAGCTCCTCGAACCGGTTCGTCGGGTTGAGCGCGGTCCCTCGTCCGCGCGGCGCTTCGGGCATGAGAGAGTATAGTAGTACATTTGTTCGATATCAAGGCCCATGGAACTTTTCACCCCCCTCGATCGTATGAAGAGATGGATTACTCCGCCATCCGCGTCGAACCCGGCGAGCCCGGCCGACTCATCGTCCGCCTGCCTTACAGCCCGGAACGCCTCGCCAAGATCAAAACGG contains these protein-coding regions:
- a CDS encoding N-acetylmuramoyl-L-alanine amidase, whose protein sequence is MKNMNAWNRFCPVLLAAALAFPASAMNPASPLPPAPNQPMAPVILDPGHGGDDEGAIVRGVREKDLALVFARKLKARLARNADLPVVLTRDSDRYVTLDDRLVDSVDQSGSIFVSLHLNQVKGKKASGAIVYSYGPEKLRKWRKRRHPSVPPMPAPPRGQASDSARLARTFSRALRADGFKAEASRSDYYVLKNPAAPSVLIELGYLNNPDEAAKLVDGAYQDRMVDSLAKAIEEYATARSLRVDIPVATKVAVKR
- a CDS encoding asparaginase → MKALVVVTGGTFDKEYDELRGTLSFGATHLPEMLKLGRCLLNTRILRLMMKDSLFMTAADRRRILAACRKAPESRIVITHGTDTMAETAAVLGRGLQGKTVVLTGAMRPYRFGSSDGLFNLGSALSFAQALPPGVYVAMNGLVFAWDDVRKDRRRGVFTRQKAHPR
- a CDS encoding PA0069 family radical SAM protein, with the translated sequence MRFDFVRESPAKLKGKTVHYLRVRGGLPEHLRFFRLTEPAIARKRDIAGQAVKSSARLEVAAIEPLGRDLTLWDISTGTEDFIANGVVSHNCYARPYHEYLGLSSGLDFETMIFVKEDAPRLLAAELAKKTWEPETIALGGVTDVYQPIERKLKITRGCLEVMADARQPCGLVTKNALVTRDIDVFQELTRHAGVRVLISLTTLDGELARRMEPRASAPPARLAAMRELTKAGVQVGVMAAPMILGLNDHELPALLEAAADAGASMAGYVPLRLPHHLGTLFDDWLAQNYPDRRAKVLNQIRSLRGGELNDPRFGTRMRGEGIFAEHLSKLFALTCRRLGLNRKSQPPMERGNFRRPLGDQLRLI